From Methylocystis sp. ATCC 49242, one genomic window encodes:
- a CDS encoding DUF4239 domain-containing protein has translation MLSYWLSQTLPMMEVTLVLAFVAFAAFLAWLSFASPLAPVLQGARGVVPPFVNIAGTLFALMVTFLSQDIWESNRQARRAINKEHEYLLTLRALSEVNGSVDETLRAAIREYVEAVVGLEWKTMEDGEGAPEAQAALDHLTRVVARTSTDRRFERALTETALGLNSAREQRLSIANAFPDDRKWAAVFLLAFLTQISLAATHLERPRPQLMAQAIFAGAAVISLSLVASVEKPFEPPDATSAQPLAEILNLIPEK, from the coding sequence TTGCTGTCCTACTGGCTGTCGCAAACCCTGCCCATGATGGAAGTGACGCTGGTGCTGGCCTTCGTCGCTTTCGCAGCCTTCCTCGCCTGGCTCAGCTTCGCTTCGCCGCTCGCGCCCGTCCTGCAGGGCGCGCGGGGCGTCGTCCCGCCCTTCGTCAACATCGCCGGAACGCTCTTCGCGCTGATGGTGACCTTTCTTTCGCAGGACATCTGGGAGAGCAACCGGCAGGCGCGCCGCGCCATCAACAAGGAACATGAGTATTTGCTGACCCTTCGCGCGCTCAGCGAGGTGAATGGAAGCGTCGACGAGACGCTTCGCGCCGCGATCCGCGAATATGTCGAGGCCGTCGTCGGCCTCGAATGGAAGACCATGGAGGACGGCGAGGGCGCGCCGGAGGCGCAAGCCGCGCTCGACCATCTCACGCGCGTCGTCGCCAGAACCTCAACTGACCGGCGTTTCGAGCGCGCGCTCACCGAAACCGCGCTGGGCCTCAATTCCGCGCGCGAACAACGGCTTTCGATCGCCAACGCTTTTCCGGACGACCGGAAATGGGCGGCGGTTTTCCTGCTCGCATTTCTGACGCAGATCAGCCTCGCCGCGACCCACCTCGAGCGCCCGCGCCCGCAATTGATGGCGCAGGCGATCTTCGCCGGAGCGGCGGTGATCTCGCTCTCGCTGGTCGCCTCGGTCGAGAAGCCGTTCGAACCGCCGGACGCGACCAGCGCCCAGCCGCTCGCGGAAATATTGAATCTCATCCCGGAGAAGTGA
- a CDS encoding ATP phosphoribosyltransferase regulatory subunit, with protein sequence MRVKDAKATAAGRQSGILAAILGHFEHEGFSRREPKLLQPAGVFLDRSGEDFRGRLYLTSDASGAEFCLRPEYTIPVCLDYLASGAAGKVAAYAYGGSIFRAPEHGAAGDGEFLQAGIESFGRDDREAADAEIMGAALEAAKAGGAGPLAVHIGDAGLVAAFLDRLDLPSVWRRRIEAGHARGQSPAEIFAPPQRNGAAADQRGVLAALTKVDPADARRLVEDLLSIAGITAVGGRSAAEIAERFLEQAMLAEGAGVPAEKRALAEAFFAIEGAPDAASTALRRLADDANLDLGAALDSFDTRSGFIAARGLGLDDMVFSASFARHLDYYSGFVFEARHAAGGEPVIGGGRYDRLLKTLGAGADIPAVGAAIWIDRLAGDAA encoded by the coding sequence ATGCGCGTGAAAGACGCGAAAGCCACAGCCGCCGGGCGGCAGTCCGGGATCCTTGCCGCGATTCTCGGGCATTTCGAACACGAGGGATTCTCGCGCCGCGAGCCGAAGCTCCTTCAGCCGGCGGGCGTCTTCCTCGACCGTTCGGGCGAGGATTTCCGCGGGCGGCTCTATCTCACGAGCGACGCCTCGGGCGCGGAATTCTGCCTGCGCCCGGAATACACCATTCCCGTCTGCCTCGATTATCTCGCCTCCGGCGCGGCCGGAAAAGTCGCCGCCTACGCCTACGGCGGCTCGATCTTTCGCGCACCCGAACATGGCGCCGCCGGCGACGGCGAATTCCTACAGGCGGGCATAGAAAGCTTCGGCCGCGACGACCGCGAGGCGGCTGACGCCGAGATCATGGGGGCGGCGCTCGAAGCCGCCAAGGCTGGCGGCGCAGGCCCTCTCGCCGTGCATATCGGCGACGCGGGGCTCGTCGCCGCCTTTCTGGATCGTCTGGACCTGCCTTCCGTCTGGCGGCGGCGCATCGAAGCCGGCCACGCCCGCGGCCAGTCGCCGGCCGAAATCTTCGCGCCCCCGCAGCGCAACGGCGCCGCAGCCGATCAGCGCGGCGTCCTCGCTGCGCTGACCAAGGTCGATCCCGCCGACGCCCGCCGCCTCGTCGAGGACCTGCTCTCCATCGCCGGGATCACGGCGGTCGGAGGACGCAGCGCGGCGGAGATCGCCGAGCGCTTTCTCGAGCAGGCGATGCTCGCCGAGGGCGCGGGCGTCCCGGCGGAGAAACGCGCCCTGGCCGAAGCCTTTTTCGCCATAGAGGGCGCGCCGGACGCCGCCTCGACGGCCCTGCGCCGCCTTGCCGACGACGCGAATCTCGATCTCGGCGCAGCGCTCGATTCATTCGACACGCGCTCGGGCTTCATCGCCGCGCGCGGACTGGGTCTCGACGACATGGTCTTTTCGGCGAGTTTCGCGCGCCATCTCGACTATTATTCCGGCTTCGTCTTCGAGGCGCGCCATGCGGCGGGCGGCGAGCCGGTGATCGGCGGGGGCCGCTATGATCGCCTGCTGAAAACGCTCGGCGCCGGGGCCGACATTCCGGCCGTGGGCGCGGCGATCTGGATCGACCGTCTGGCGGGAGACGCGGCATGA
- the hisG gene encoding ATP phosphoribosyltransferase, whose product MTKLIVASPSKGRLQENASAFFGRAGLELTQGRGARDYRGSIAGMDSVEVAFLSASEITGRLARGEVHFGVTGEDLMREEIADPENKVELLAPLGFGHANVVVAAPQAWIDVRGMADLADVAAGFRARHGRGLRVATKYVNTTRRFFAQHDVSDYRIVESSGATEGAPAAGSADLIVDITTTGATLAANALKVLDDGVILRSQANLVASLTAPWGETAREAARVILSRIAAEEEARMTREVRATLPDLTDKIIRKAETKFDAALRESVGDTATFTCPAKKVAGLADWLIGQGAKSVTSARLDYVFRADNALWARLAGRLDGR is encoded by the coding sequence ATGACAAAACTCATCGTCGCCTCGCCCTCCAAGGGCCGCCTGCAGGAAAACGCCAGCGCCTTCTTCGGCCGCGCAGGGCTGGAGCTCACGCAGGGACGCGGCGCGCGCGATTATCGCGGCTCGATCGCCGGCATGGACAGCGTCGAGGTCGCCTTCCTTTCCGCCTCCGAAATCACCGGCCGCCTCGCGCGCGGCGAGGTTCATTTCGGCGTGACCGGCGAAGACCTGATGCGCGAGGAGATCGCCGATCCCGAAAACAAGGTCGAATTGCTCGCGCCGCTCGGCTTCGGTCACGCCAATGTCGTTGTCGCCGCGCCGCAGGCGTGGATCGACGTGCGCGGCATGGCCGATCTCGCCGATGTCGCGGCCGGCTTCCGCGCCCGGCACGGGCGCGGCCTGCGCGTCGCCACCAAATATGTGAACACGACGCGGCGCTTTTTCGCACAGCATGACGTGAGCGACTATCGCATCGTCGAAAGCTCCGGCGCGACCGAGGGCGCGCCCGCCGCCGGCTCGGCCGACCTCATCGTCGACATCACCACGACCGGGGCGACCCTCGCCGCGAATGCGCTCAAGGTTCTCGACGACGGCGTGATCCTGCGCTCGCAGGCCAATCTCGTCGCCTCGCTGACCGCGCCCTGGGGCGAGACCGCGCGCGAAGCCGCGCGCGTCATCCTCTCGCGCATCGCGGCGGAAGAGGAAGCGCGCATGACGCGCGAGGTGCGGGCGACGCTGCCCGACCTCACCGACAAGATCATCCGCAAGGCCGAAACGAAATTCGACGCCGCCCTGCGCGAGAGCGTCGGAGACACGGCGACCTTTACCTGCCCGGCGAAGAAAGTCGCGGGCCTCGCCGACTGGCTGATCGGGCAAGGCGCAAAGAGCGTGACGAGCGCCCGGCTGGATTATGTGTTCCGCGCCGACAATGCGCTGTGGGCAAGACTGGCGGGGCGGCTCGACGGACGCTGA
- a CDS encoding S8 family serine peptidase yields the protein MTRRPAPPSRPTPAPPASPRLGMVMRFTPGAAAAGVRQLESEGFQVASSRDFRAAAAVPNDFGGADVQYFERFGIAIVRRDGERLKPMLEKAREQKVVSNIRPEHSYRALGAASDRSGRPSHASLSDAGGFDRDYLRGYRDGVNELIDRLLGETAIEGKRAAERFDESSVTWGLQAVKAPLSSLTGAGIKIAVLDTGFDETHPDFLGRAVTKKLFASQSSPNDVHGHGTHCIGTACGPLRPERAPRYGVAYEAEIYAGKVLGDDGFGTDRSIIAGMDWAVEQGCQIISMSLGAATRVGDQPNADYEQIGQVCLDSGVLVVAAAGNESERPRRIAPVGSPANASTIMAVAAVDQNFNPASFSCGGVNPGQDVDIAAPGVGILSSLPGGGYDRWDGTSMATPHVAGVAALIAQSDATFRGWALWARVLQLTRRLNVPARDVGKGLLQAPQP from the coding sequence ATGACTCGTCGTCCCGCGCCGCCCTCCCGTCCGACCCCCGCCCCGCCAGCTTCTCCGCGCCTCGGCATGGTGATGCGCTTCACGCCCGGAGCGGCCGCGGCAGGCGTCCGGCAGCTCGAGTCCGAGGGATTTCAGGTCGCCTCGTCCCGGGACTTCCGCGCCGCGGCCGCCGTGCCGAACGACTTCGGCGGCGCCGACGTTCAATATTTCGAGCGCTTCGGCATCGCGATCGTCCGCCGAGACGGCGAGCGGCTCAAGCCGATGCTGGAAAAGGCGAGGGAGCAGAAGGTCGTCAGCAATATCCGGCCGGAGCACAGCTATCGCGCCCTGGGCGCAGCCTCGGACAGATCGGGCCGGCCGAGCCACGCCTCGCTGAGCGACGCCGGCGGTTTCGACCGCGATTATCTGAGGGGATATCGCGACGGCGTCAACGAATTGATCGACCGTCTGCTCGGCGAGACCGCCATCGAAGGCAAAAGGGCCGCCGAGCGTTTCGACGAGAGCAGCGTCACCTGGGGTCTTCAGGCTGTCAAGGCGCCGCTTTCCAGCCTCACCGGCGCCGGGATCAAGATTGCGGTGCTGGATACCGGTTTCGACGAAACCCACCCGGATTTTCTGGGGCGAGCGGTCACAAAGAAGCTTTTCGCCAGCCAGAGTTCGCCCAACGACGTTCATGGGCATGGCACGCATTGCATCGGAACCGCTTGCGGACCGCTCAGGCCCGAAAGGGCGCCGCGCTACGGCGTCGCCTATGAAGCCGAGATCTATGCGGGCAAGGTGCTGGGCGACGACGGCTTCGGCACCGACCGGTCCATCATCGCCGGAATGGATTGGGCGGTGGAGCAAGGGTGCCAGATCATTTCGATGTCGCTCGGCGCGGCGACGCGGGTCGGCGACCAGCCGAACGCCGATTATGAGCAGATCGGGCAGGTCTGTCTGGACTCTGGCGTGCTGGTGGTCGCCGCCGCGGGCAATGAAAGCGAGCGCCCCCGGCGCATCGCGCCTGTTGGCTCGCCCGCGAACGCCTCTACAATAATGGCGGTGGCCGCCGTGGACCAGAATTTCAACCCGGCGTCCTTCTCCTGCGGCGGCGTCAATCCGGGGCAGGACGTGGACATCGCGGCTCCGGGCGTCGGGATTCTTTCCTCTCTGCCCGGCGGCGGCTATGATCGCTGGGACGGCACCAGCATGGCGACGCCGCATGTGGCCGGCGTCGCGGCGCTGATCGCCCAGTCCGATGCGACATTTCGCGGCTGGGCGCTATGGGCGCGCGTGCTGCAACTCACGCGGCGGCTCAACGTCCCGGCTCGTGACGTGGGCAAGGGCCTGTTGCAAGCGCCGCAGCCATGA